The Pseudomonas wenzhouensis genome has a segment encoding these proteins:
- a CDS encoding response regulator transcription factor, whose amino-acid sequence MSEESLFDGEEQPHLLLVDDDPTFIRVMARAMSRRGLRVSIASCADEGLALAKEDLPDYAVVDLKMEGDSGLVLLPKLLELDAEMRVVILTGYSSIATAVEAIKRGAANYLCKPADADDVLTALLSQHADLDSLVPENPMSVDRLQWEHIQRVLAEHEGNISATARALGMHRRTLQRKLQKRPVRR is encoded by the coding sequence ATGAGCGAAGAATCCCTGTTCGACGGTGAAGAGCAGCCCCACCTGCTGCTGGTCGACGATGATCCCACCTTCATCCGCGTCATGGCGCGGGCCATGAGCCGCCGTGGTCTGCGTGTGTCCATTGCCTCCTGCGCCGATGAAGGCCTGGCCCTGGCCAAGGAGGATCTGCCGGACTACGCCGTGGTCGATTTGAAGATGGAAGGCGACTCCGGCCTGGTGCTGCTGCCCAAGCTATTGGAGCTGGACGCCGAGATGCGTGTGGTGATCCTCACCGGTTATTCGAGCATTGCCACCGCCGTGGAGGCGATCAAGCGTGGCGCCGCCAACTACCTGTGCAAGCCAGCCGATGCCGATGATGTACTGACCGCACTGCTGTCCCAGCATGCCGACCTGGACAGCCTGGTGCCGGAGAACCCGATGTCGGTCGATCGCCTGCAGTGGGAGCATATCCAGCGCGTGCTGGCCGAGCACGAGGGCAACATCTCCGCCACCGCTCGCGCCCTGGGCATGCACCGCCGCACCCTGCAGCGCAAATTGCAAAAGCGCCCAGTGCGCCGCTGA